AGAAAAACAGTTGTAAGTGGAAGTTTTTATCCAGATACAAAAGAGGAAATAAAAAGATATATTGAACACTTCAACTCTAACTTTACACTTGAAAATGAACTTGATATGGATATTAAAGCTTTAATAGTTCCTCATGCAGGATACATTTATAGTGGTTTTACTTCAAATTTAGCCTATAATATTGCAGCAAGACAAAACTTTGAAAATATTATTGTAATAGGTCCCTCACATAGACACTATTTAAAAGGAGCATCAATTGCATCTTATAGTGAATATGAAACTCCCTTAGGAAATATCAAGATAAATATTGAACTAGTAAATAAACTTAAAACAGACTTTGACTTTTTATGCTTTGATGAAGATGCACATTTTGAACACTCAACAGAGACTCAAGCTCCTTTTATAAAAAATTACTTTCCTAATTCTAAAATCATAGAAATAGTATATGGAGAGCTTAATTTTAAAGAGTTGTCATTCTTAATTGATAAATTAATAAATGAAGGGAAAAACCTAATAGTAATAAGCACAGATTTAAGTCATTTCTATCCTTTAAAAGAAGCAAATGTTTTAGATAATAACTGTATACGAGCAATTACTACAAATAGTATAGAAAATTTAAATAAAGGTTGTGAAGCTTGTGGAGGAATAGGTATAAAAGCAATTATTAATACCTCAATTAAAAATCATCTTACAAATAAATTTCTTCATTATTGTACAAGTTACGATATAAGTAAAGATGATAAAAAAGTTGTAGGATATACTTCGTTTCTTATAGGTAAAAAGTTAAATTGATTTTTTTCCACTTTTTCGATATAATCGCCTCTTGATAAAAAAGGTGTATTAAACTTATGAATAATATTATTGAAATTGAAAATCTATTTTTTTCTTATGATAAACAATATATACTAGAAGATATAAATCTAAATATTTCAAATGATGACTTTCTAGCAATAATTGGACCAAATGGTGGAGGAAAATCAACATTATTGAAATTAATTTTAAATATTTTAAATTTCAATAAAGGAAAAATAAAAAAGCACCTTAAAAAAGATGAAATAGGTTATGTTCCACAAAACACTAACTTAAATATAGATTTTCCAATTACTGCTTTAGAAGTTGTATTAATGGGCCATATAAGTAAAAAAAAGAAATTATTCGGTTATAGTAAAGAGGATATCTCTTGTGCAATGCAATCCCTTAAACAAGTTAGCATGGAGAGTTTTGCAAATAAAAAAATTGGTGATTTAAGTGGAGGAGAGAGACAAAGAGTATTTATTGCACGTGCACTTTGTTCAAATCCTAAACTTATGCTCCTTGATGAGCCTACTGCAAGTATTGATGTAAAAGGACAAAATGAAATCTATGAATTACTTAAAGATTTAAATAAATCAATTTCAATCGTAGTAGTAAGTCATGATATTTCTGTCTTATTAAATTATGCAAAAAATGTTGCACATGTTAATAAAAAACTTGTTTATCATCATTTAGAAAATATTGAAAAAGAATATAATCCAACAGAAGAACATTTATGTGAAGTTGAACTACTCTCTGCTTTAGGTAAGAAACAAGTTTCATGTAACTCTTTACATAAATAAAGAAAGAAAAAAATGATTGAAGCCTTACAATATGATTTTATACAAAATGCAATTCTTGCAGGAATATTAGTTTCACTTGCTGCAGGGATTATTGGTTCTTTAGTAGTTGTTAATAGAATTACTTTTTTAGCAGGGGGAATTGCACATAGTGCTTATGGAGGAATTGGTTTAGCTGTTTATTTAGGATTACCTATTCTTTTTGGAGCAACAGTTTTTGCAGTTATCACTGCAATTATTATTGCAATAATAACTTTACAAAACAGAAATAGAATTGATTCAATCATTGGAATAATGTGGGCCTTAGGTATGGCAATAGGAATAATTCTAATTGATCTAACACCAGGATATAATGTTGACTTAATGTCATATCTTTTTGGTTCGATTATAGCAGTATCTCAAGAAGATATTATTTATCTAACAATTTTAGATATCTTTATTATAAGTTGTATATCTTTATTTTATAAACAAATTTTAGCTGTTTCTTACGATAGTGAATTTGCTTCACTTAGAGGTATTTCTATAAAATTTTTTTACACTCTTATTTTAATTCTTGCAGGATTAACTGTTGTTGCAGCAATAAAAGTTGTTGGATTAATATTAGTCATAGCATTACTTACTATTCCCACTTTTATTGCAGAGCAATTTGCTAATAAACTTTCATCAATGATGATGATTAGTTCTTTTTTTGCAATACTTTTTACTCTAGGGGGACTAAGTCTATCATATTTTTATGATATTAGTTCAGGAGCAAGTATCATTATGGTTGGTGTTTTAACACTTATAATTATTAAACTTATTGGAAAAAAATGAATACAGAAATAGAATTAGGTGTAATTAATACCCTTAAAATATCGAGAGTTAGTGAACCAGGACTTTATTTAACTGCTTTAAATGAAGAAGAAGTTTTATTACCAAATACATATATAACAAAAGAAATGCAAATCGATTCTACTTTAAATGTATTTATTTATACTGATAGTGAAGATAGGCTAGTAGCTACAACATTAACTCCACATGGATATAAAAATGATTTTGTCTCTTTAGAAGTAGTTGATACTGCAAAGTTTGGTGCTTTTTTAGATATGGGTCTTCCAAAAGATTTATTAGTTCCTAAAAATAAACAAAAATCTAACTTCGAGATAGGAGATAAAAAAGTAATTCAAATTGTAGAAGATGAAAAAACACATAGACTCATAGGAACAGAAAAGTTTGAGCTTCTAAAACTTGATTATAAATTTTCACAAAATGAAGAAGTAGAAATTATTCCATATATAAAAACACCTTTAGGTTTTAAAGTTATTGTAAATAACAAATATCCAGGACTTATTTATCATAATGAAATTTTCGAGAAAATACAAATTGGAGATAAAAAAAGAGCTTATGTTAAACTTATCAGAGAAGATGGAAAAATTGATATCTCTTTACAAAAAATTGGTGCAAAAAAAAGTGATGATAATTCACAAAAAGTTTTAAGTATATTAAAACAAAAAGATGGTGAAGTAAATTTTACATATAAAAGTGATGCTGAAGATATAAAAAATACTTTTCATATGAGTAAAAAAGCTTTTAAATCTTCTTTAACGAAACTACTTAAAGATAAAAAAATTCTTCTAACTGAAACTTCAATAAAAGCTATATAATAGCTTTTATTTTTTGTTCTATTTGAATATATAAACTTTTACATTCATCTATAGAAAATTCATTACTCTCAAGCTTTTGTAATAAACTACAAATATCATCTAAAGAAATATTTAAACAAGAATTTTTTATATAATGAGCTTTTTTAGAGATTTCATCTTTCTTTTCTTCTTTAATTAATTTCCCTAAATCCTCTAAATCATTCAGAATATCTT
The DNA window shown above is from Halarcobacter mediterraneus and carries:
- a CDS encoding metal ABC transporter ATP-binding protein, with protein sequence MNNIIEIENLFFSYDKQYILEDINLNISNDDFLAIIGPNGGGKSTLLKLILNILNFNKGKIKKHLKKDEIGYVPQNTNLNIDFPITALEVVLMGHISKKKKLFGYSKEDISCAMQSLKQVSMESFANKKIGDLSGGERQRVFIARALCSNPKLMLLDEPTASIDVKGQNEIYELLKDLNKSISIVVVSHDISVLLNYAKNVAHVNKKLVYHHLENIEKEYNPTEEHLCEVELLSALGKKQVSCNSLHK
- the amrB gene encoding AmmeMemoRadiSam system protein B yields the protein MDIRKTVVSGSFYPDTKEEIKRYIEHFNSNFTLENELDMDIKALIVPHAGYIYSGFTSNLAYNIAARQNFENIIVIGPSHRHYLKGASIASYSEYETPLGNIKINIELVNKLKTDFDFLCFDEDAHFEHSTETQAPFIKNYFPNSKIIEIVYGELNFKELSFLIDKLINEGKNLIVISTDLSHFYPLKEANVLDNNCIRAITTNSIENLNKGCEACGGIGIKAIINTSIKNHLTNKFLHYCTSYDISKDDKKVVGYTSFLIGKKLN
- a CDS encoding metal ABC transporter permease; this translates as MIEALQYDFIQNAILAGILVSLAAGIIGSLVVVNRITFLAGGIAHSAYGGIGLAVYLGLPILFGATVFAVITAIIIAIITLQNRNRIDSIIGIMWALGMAIGIILIDLTPGYNVDLMSYLFGSIIAVSQEDIIYLTILDIFIISCISLFYKQILAVSYDSEFASLRGISIKFFYTLILILAGLTVVAAIKVVGLILVIALLTIPTFIAEQFANKLSSMMMISSFFAILFTLGGLSLSYFYDISSGASIIMVGVLTLIIIKLIGKK
- a CDS encoding CvfB family protein produces the protein MNTEIELGVINTLKISRVSEPGLYLTALNEEEVLLPNTYITKEMQIDSTLNVFIYTDSEDRLVATTLTPHGYKNDFVSLEVVDTAKFGAFLDMGLPKDLLVPKNKQKSNFEIGDKKVIQIVEDEKTHRLIGTEKFELLKLDYKFSQNEEVEIIPYIKTPLGFKVIVNNKYPGLIYHNEIFEKIQIGDKKRAYVKLIREDGKIDISLQKIGAKKSDDNSQKVLSILKQKDGEVNFTYKSDAEDIKNTFHMSKKAFKSSLTKLLKDKKILLTETSIKAI